CAACGTCATCGTCAGCGGCCATCTCCTGAAGTGCGTCAGTAAGCTGAATCTCGCCCCCCTTGCCTGGCTCGGTGTGCTCGAGAATGTCAAACACCTCGGGCTTCAGCACATAGCGACCAATGATGGCAAGGTTTGACGGCGCGTCTTCTTTCGCCGGTTTCTCGACTAGACCCGTCACCTTCACAACATCCGGATCGTCCGTCTTCTCAACCTGCGCTGCACCGTACAGATGAATCTGGTCTGGGTCGACCTCCATGAGCGCGATGATCGTGGCATCGCGCTTCTCCTGCTCAGCGATCATCGTGCTCAGCAAGGGGTCTCGCGCGTCGATGAGGTCGTCACCGAGCAGAACAGCGAATGGCTCGTTGTTGACGTGTGCGCGAGCGCGCGCGACAGCATGACCGAGCCCCTTCGGGTCTCCCTGACGCAGGTAGTAGATATCGGCGAGTTCCTGCGATTTCACGACACGCTCGAGCTTCTGGGTGTCGCCCTTCTTCTGAAGGTTGAGCTCCAGCTCGGTCACGCGGTCGAAGTGATTGCTGAT
The Paramicrobacterium chengjingii DNA segment above includes these coding regions:
- the galU gene encoding UTP--glucose-1-phosphate uridylyltransferase GalU encodes the protein MTARVRKAVIPAAGLGTRFLPATKALPKEMLPVVDKPAIQYVVEESVSADLTDVLMIIGRNKNAISNHFDRVTELELNLQKKGDTQKLERVVKSQELADIYYLRQGDPKGLGHAVARARAHVNNEPFAVLLGDDLIDARDPLLSTMIAEQEKRDATIIALMEVDPDQIHLYGAAQVEKTDDPDVVKVTGLVEKPAKEDAPSNLAIIGRYVLKPEVFDILEHTEPGKGGEIQLTDALQEMAADDDVAGGVYGVIFRGRRYDTGDRLDYIKAIVQLAMDRDDLGPALKPWLKDFASDLD